Sequence from the Scyliorhinus canicula chromosome 7, sScyCan1.1, whole genome shotgun sequence genome:
AATTGTTGCAGCAAAGAGCCAATGCAGATGAGAGGAGCAAAGTGGCCTCCTTATGTATTGTAAACCTCAAGAGAGTTGGAACTGCATTTTTTTGCAATGCTATATTCTGCCTTATATACTTTGCAGGGTGATTTGTAACAAAAACTGATTATATTTTGCACTAATGGTGATCTAGCTTGCAAAGGCCAGAAATATAAAAGTTACAACTAAACGGGACATATAACAGTCATTAATCTGGGGGATAGGCAATCATAAGGATGAATGACTTCATGATTTAAAGTGATAGCTTCCATTTTGATTTTGAATCTCCACCACAGTCCAGTTTTGGTAGTAAGCTTCacagaggcatagagtacaaaagcaaagacACAATGATGAATCTTTAtgaaacactggttcagcctcagctggagtattatgtCTGATTCAGGAACTGCAATTGCGGAAGGATGCAGAGGTGGTGCTGCAAAGATTTTCAAGAATTGTTTcagggatgaaggacttcagttacatggatagaatggagaAGTTGGAGAAGCTCTTCCTAAagcagaggaggtgggggggggggggggggggggggggggggagatttgataACGATGTTCAAACCATCAAGGGTCTGGACAGACTAGATAGAGAAGAACTGCCCGATACGGCAGAAAGATAGACAACCAATCACTTTAAACCAATGGTGACCggaggaaaaatctttttttttttaaaaacacagcaagttgttaggatctggaatacacaaggaatgtggtggaggcaagtttaaTTACGGATGTTAAGAGGGAATGGATATACACCTGAAGAGAAAGAAAATGCAGGGCTACAGAGAAAGGACAGGCTGAGTTGCAGTTacggagagctggcatggacataATGAGCCAAATAGCCTTCTCAGTGATTCAATGATTGAATCCCACATTTCTCCATGGTAAGTATTCAATTGTTATGAGGTGGTCACAGGAGGGTTCTTTGTGCCAAAAGTGGCAGTGGTACGACTGTCTCATTTACCTGATATTACAGCATATCAGAGTTATCAGAGTTATCCCAGAGGTCtgacaaatttaaaattaaatgcaGGATTTACCCTAGAATTATTTCTTCTCTTGACAAAATGGgagttttgttttaataaatttagagtacccaattatttttttccaattaaggggcaatttagtgtggcaaatccacctacgctgggttgtgggggtgaaacccaggcagacacgaggagaatgtgcaaaaataTCAGAATTATTTGTCTGATTATGCCCTAAAAGATCAAAACAAAACACAAGGCAACAGGCTATCTATTACCCACCTATGTTCCAATGTATAATATGGTATTTCCCTAGTTTCAGCTGAATAGGTTTTACAAAATACACAAATATTTATGTCTTGCACTATTTTCACTTTCCTTTTTCCACCAAATGAACTGATGGACTTGTGTTAATGCAACTCACATTTTTAATCTAAATTGGCCAAATTAGAACAGGCAACCTGCCAATGGACAAAATGGCAATACACAACAAAATACTTAAAATGGGTGGTCCATTTCCATGAATACATAGCGTAAACAAGTACTGCAAACAAGAAAAACAGGAAGGCTAAGAAATAACTAGCAGTGAAGTTGGAAGGTCTTAGTAGGCTCAATGATCAAATTGTCTGATCATTGAATGATTGAAAGAAAAGAGAGCAGTGTGGAAAAAAACTGAAATGATATTGACCTAATCCATGTATTTTAAGATcatggagttttacagcacagaaaatagtcccttcagcccattgtgtctatgcCCGCAAAAAATACCAATcttttctaatcccatttttcagcacttggtccataagcCTTATATGCAATGGCAttttaagtgctcatctaaatgtttttttaaatgtgaggTGCCCCATCTCTGCAGGCCACCGCCCGGATTATAATATAGTACTCCTGTACTTCCCCTCCCCTTATcctaacaaatacacacagattttaagattaacatggattacaaagtctCTAAAATACAATGGTCTCATCAAcagaaagtcccttttaagcacagaaCAATTACTGTGGTGAAATAGGCTCCTCACTCTGAACTCCAAGTGAATGTATGTATATGCCTCCTCAGAGTTTGCAACCACCCCACACTCCTCCCCCGATGATTGTCACACAAGTTTCCAAACGCCACTACCCAAAACACGCTTTAAGATATCCTTTCACAATAGTGCTTTCCATCAGCAGTTTGAATTCTGAAATCCAGATCAGATTTTCCAaaagacacttttaaacaaagcttctgttcCACCTTTAACAGAAAATCCAGTTCAGGCTTCACACCACTTGTTTTAGGAAttcttgtcttgactgctgtacaaactaTTTACAATTGCTTTGATTCATGATTGCCAGACTCCTATTAAAATGGCTTTACCGTTCAAGTTACCTCGGAAGTCTACTGtgccactttaaatctagttactgcaattgtctctttaactcagaaaccTGTACTTACTGTTTCCTGGACTTctcaacaataccttggtcttaACTTCAGTCATCTTGAGAAATTCTCTCTGTCCCAAATCCCTGCTTGTCTGGACAGTAACTTGTACTctaggaagcctgcctctttgcagcatCCATCCTGTCCAGTTTTACTTCTGGTAGGGTTGAGGGATGTGGACTCCTGATGTCCTATCTCCAACTACAATATATCCAGCTACAACTAAAACTTAGAAGCTTTTTTACCTTACATGTTGCTAAGCAATACCCGAATCCCTCTGCTGacctatttattcttcacgctgtAGCACTCTCAAAACACaagagaaacacagttggaacttaacccaTTCTCACACACGGCATGAATCTAGCTACAAGTTTGACCCTTCTTAGTgcaaaaacattaaattaaacacactttaaGCTATACCTTATTTCAAATGTTTACCATTACGAATATAATTCTCTTAAAacaacctttgttttcctaacagtgCATTCAGTTATGTAGCGAAAAAAGGGAGACATTTATACAGCAAGTCTCCACAAACAAATCTGAAATTAATGACCAGTTAATCCATTTTTATGGTATTATATAAGTGGAATTGTTGGcaaagacactgggagaactctcACTTTTCAAATAATGCCATGGATCTTCCAGATCTGCCTGAATCATGGTCAGGAAGATAGAGCTTCAAAAGAATGACACCTCAAACAATGCAGCATTTTCTCTGTATGACATTGTGAAGTGTCAATTATATGCTCCAGATCTAGAGTGTCCCTGGAACCAAATAAGCCAAGTTCATAATAGTGGAAATAGAACAGattggaaaagaaaacaaaattaaactTTAAGAATGCATGTCAGACCAATCCTAGAGTATAGTACAGTATCATTTTCTGATACTAAAATGTATTCAAGAGATGGAAGCAATGCAGAGAAAGTCCACAAGACTAGCACCTTTCActggtacagtagtccccctttataacgcgggtgttggggtccaagacagccacccgcgttgcatccgagccgcggatatccacgatgggggttttaaacttatttaaaaatctatgcaagcgcttcccattgagtgtctacagggggcgggggggggggggggggggggaaagaggtcagacccccgtagactcacaatgggaagcgctagcatagattttaaaataaatttaaaacccccatcgtggatctaattaaacagtgtcaatttcagcggccggctcactttgatccggagagggaagctggtctctcactgaaacaatcagccggccgctgaaattgacactgcccgctgctctctccctccaatccaacttttaagttttaatgtttctgattggagggagagagcagcgggcagtgtcaatttcagcggccggctgattgcttcagtgagagagcagcttccctctccggatcaaagtgagctggccgctgaaatcgacactgccggctgctctctccctccaatcagaaacattcaaacttaaaagttggattggagggagagagcaaccGGCAGTGTCAAtctcagcggccggctcactttgatccggagagggaagctgctctctcactgaaacaatcagccggccgctgaaattgacactgcccgctgctctctccctccaatccaacttttaagtttgaatgtttctgattggagggagagagcagcgggcagtgtcaatttcagcggccggctgaaaTTCAGtcacagttggggtccataagcccccccgcggtatatcgcaaaccgcggtattgcggagcgcggtataacgggggactactgtagtaaaCAAGTCCTCATTGCTCAGGTAAACCAAGTCACTCAAACCTCTAAAAGGTTCAAGTTCATCTAAAATAATCTCCCACAATCCATTTTTAGTACTTTATCCTTTAGATTTGAAAGTCTAATGTCAAGATGACCAGAGTGGCACCTCGCCAGCTAAGTAGTTTTTTTTTGCTTCCAACTATTATCTTCTCTTCCCTGTCTTTTTTCTTGCAGTTATGTATTCTTTGATGATGGGAGGTCCATGGGCATAAGTCCTTTTCAGTTCTTTATCCCTGTGGCCATTGAGATATGTGGTACTAGGAAGCAAGTATGAGCAGTTTATTCAAATATAGGAATATTAACAGCAACTCCAATCCTTTTGAGCAGGGATTGCACGATAGTTACTGAACATTAACGAGAACCCTGCCCTTTTTCACTTCCTTTACGAAAGGAATCCTTTATGTCGATTCTCCTTAGGCTATCCGTGTAATCAGCTCAGTATCCTTCAGCGATTTCTTTGAAGAATATTTTGCGGCCTCTGGGACTGCCTACCCCCTGGGGATTTGGCGAAAGTCTGCATGTGCAACCCAAAATTCCTCTCATTATGCCTGAATTCACCTCATCACTGTCAATGCGCACGGTCCTAATATAGAAATAGTTTGACTAAAAACGTCAGGTATAGTTTATGCAGCTGATCAGCCTGTTAATGATTTTGTGCTTGAAATGTTAATGATTTGAACAGCTACATATCTGACGATTGCTCTACAGCAACTGCTAGACCATTTTCTCAAATCTAGTTAGTTGGTAAATTTCAAACTTGGAACAGATATACCACAATTATTAACTGTATTGATGAATAGGGAACTGCCTCCAACTTGTTGCTGGAAAGCAAGCTGGCACACCCAACTACTATGTTGTGCATTTGTTGTTCAGCAGTTGCACACTTCAAAACCTCTTGATCTACATTTATTTTCTTGTTTCATTAGGAAATTAGCAATAAGCAACAGTTCCTTCTGTTCTTTGCCTTCTTTTCCCAAGTCAATCAGTCTTGGACACTAGGCTGAGGACTTTGGCAGAAAATCTATTTTGGCCCTCATCCAGTTTTCTCTTGTTTCACTGAAGCAAATTCACCAGTTACTGCAAGGTTGGCTGAGGAGTTTGTACTTAGGGGAATTCCCAAACTAATATTACACAATCTCAAATGCTTGTTTGATTTTCCCACATTTATGACACAATTTCGTGATGTTATATATCTTTATTATACATGCTTGTTGTGGCCGATGACAAACTTTGTGACGTAAACAGTTTTGGAACCATTAGTCATGGCATTCGGTCCAAGTACAAGTCAATTTAAAAatggacttttaaaaataaatgactcATGGATTAAACTTCCACAGTTGGAGCTAGTTTAGAAGGTTCCTTAAAAATGGagttaaaggcagcacggtggcgcagtgggttagccctgctgcctcacggcgctgaggtcccaggtttgatcccggctctaggtcacaacccatgtggagtttgcacattctccccgcgtttgcgtgggtttcgccgccacaacccaaagatgtgcagtctaggaggattggccacgctaaattgccccgtaattgggggaaaaaaagaattgggtatactaaatttatttttaaaaacgagtTAAAAAAATAGCAGAATTTTACTATTTAAAAGGATACACAATGCAAAACGCACAGCAGACAGAAGCTACTTTCTAAAATGCAAAATAGGTAGAGATGTTGATATTGAACTTGACCTTACTAACTTTGTAGGATACAAATTTTTCTAAATTTCACAATTTAGAAGTACACATGAATACCTCAAGACGTTTTATCTGTGGAATCCAGTCAATCTTTTGATAATGAAGACATGTCACTTGTCATGATGACAATAGCCAAATATCACAAGGCAACAGAAGGGCAAATCAAACAATTTTTATAACCAAATATCATAGAATGAATACACATGCAAACACACGATTGCCAAATATGACTCATTTGAAACAAATTTGAAAATTAATGTGCTCATTAATTGCAAGGATGTCGCATCACTTTAGAATTCAATGTTGAAATAACACGAGTCATTTAAATTCCGACATGCAAGATAGCCATTTAACACATCATACTTGTGTGAACTGGAGCCATCCATTCCAATTCAATTTCTGTGCCCTTTCCGAGTATATCTTACATCCTTATCAAATTGGTATCCACTTCTTTTTTAAATGATGTATTGGCTCTGCCTCAATAGCCACTTGTGGAAAAACATTCCACATTGTTATAACAGAAACCAGAATAGTAGCTTCTAACTTGCCTTTATTTTTGCAGTGATAGCTCTAAATGTGTACCTGTGCGACCGATTTTCTAGCATATGCAAACAATATTTCAATATTTATCTTTCCAAAACATGTAACGttatttaaaattttaagtaGATCCCAACTCACCCCCGCCGCAATCATCTGCGTTCAAGTGAAAAAGCTACTTTGATATTTGAGCCGATATAACAATAGCTTCTCACCTGCAGTATATCATACTGGTGATTCTTTATCCTGAACGACACGCAAGCCTCCAACTGTGGCCCAACCAATAACACCACCGCTTATTTGTACTGAATGCTCCGAGGTTTAAAAATATCTATTCTTTTTAATATATAGCTTTACTATCACCTATAAAAGATCCATGTCACAGAGCGATAGCAGTAGaatcgtacagcacagaaaaggcccttcggcccatcatgtctgcgctggacaaaacaaccacctaaccattctaatcccattttctagcacttgtaTATTCTGGGATCACAAGTATCTATACCTTTCAAATTACAATAATTTGATTTAAAAATAGGAAGAAGCCTTGCCTAACTGTTCTGATAAATAAATTGAAAAACATCCAGGATGCAGTATTAAATGCCGACTGAAATTATGGTGAACAAGAATTAACTAAACATTCCAGACACATATAGAATTGCATTTCCTGATGCAAAAATTGTGCACATGAACTTCATAACTAGGAGTAAAATACTAGCTACATGAGCTATATTAAGGATTGGAATACAAATTAGCCATGGTTTTGCCTCATACACTGAGAAGCACAATTCTTCCAACTGGTTCAAATATGGGATGATATTTATACTGTTAAATCGTGGTTCAATCTATTTACATGGTACTGATTATTGCACAATTTTCTAAACTAGCATTATGTAGATCAATAATCTTGTATTCCACATCACTTGTCTCAGTGCCACTAGCCAGCTGTTCCAGGACAGCTACAACTGGCATTTATCCAgccatgtggaaaattgtccatgtgtgtcctgtacacaaggaacaggaccaatccaacacagccaattactgtcccatcagtctaccctccatcatcagcaaagtgatggaaggagtcattaacagtgctatcaagcgtcaattgctcagcaataacctgctcatggatgttcAGTTGGGGTTTTGCCAGGATGaggcagctcctgacctcattgtagcctcggttcaaacatggacaaaagagctgaatgcctaaGTGAGGTGacagtaactgcccttgacattaggcCGCATTTCACAGAGGATGACATCCCAGCAAATATGGCGtcagggaatcagggggaaaacactcTGCTGGTttaagtcatacctggcacaaaggaagatggttgtggtggtttgaggtcaatcacctcagctccagcacatcactgcaggaggtcctcaGGTAATATCCTATGCCCAACCAtctacagctgcttcatcaattacctctcttccatcattaggtcagaagtgggatggttgcggatgactgcacaattttcAGTACCATTCGCAACTTCTCAAATAATGAAGCAACCCATGTTCAAttttagcaagacctggacaatatccaagcttggctgacaagtggcaagctacATTTCGCGCAacacaagtgcaaggcaatgaccttctcctacaagagaaaatctaactatcgccctttgacattcaatggcattgccatcactgaatccgttacaatcaacatcctgggggttaccattgatcataaactgaactggattagccatattaatacagtagctaccagagcagatcaaaagctaggaatagtgaccagggatcctcattcatgagcgatgcactgcgccagtacctgctcaacaggggcattgcctcaagcaggacgaccaactacaactccaggggaaatgggcaggtggagcgggagaatggaacggtctggaGGGCTGTTTAGCTGGCCCTCCGgttcagaaatctcccggcctccgaacagagcgaagatggtgttcagggctttgatgacggttgcagacgtcatgtcggggcatgggacggcaaaggggaatcgggaatattcatcggcCGCACAGAGGAAGTACAAtttccggtcggtggaggggaggggccctttgatgtccacgctgaggcattcaaaggggcgggaggccttcaccaggcgtgcacggtctggccggtagaagtgcagtttacactccgcgcagacctggcagtctctggtgatcgtcctgatttcctcgatggagtagggcagattgcgggccttgatgaaatgggaaAAACGgctgacccctgggtgacagtgaTTGTCGTGCAggatccggagtcggtccacttgtgcgctggcacatgtacctcaggatagggcatcggggggcttgttgagcttatcggggcgattcaaaatctcgtagttataggtggagagctcgaatcttcacctcaatattttatcatttttcatcttgccccgctgtgtgttgttaaacatgaaggataccgaccgttgatcagtgaggagagtgaatctcccgaCGGCCAGGTAatcctccaatgccgcacagcttcaacgatggcttgggcctccttttcgacggaggagtgccgaatttcggaggtgcgggaaaagaatgccacgagcctgcctgcctggttgagtgtggcggccacagcgacgtctgatgcatcgctctcgacttggaaaggcagcgtctcatcgaccgcgtgcagcgcggccttggcgatgtcggccttgatacggttgaaggcctggtgagcctcggccatcaggggaaaaacagtgAGTAACTAATttcctgacccccacccctcccccaaagcatgtccactatctacaagtcaggagtgcaatggaatactctctacttcccagatgagggcagctccaacaacactcaagacgctagacatcatccaggacaaagcaacctgcttgattgctactctttccacaaatattcaattcctccaccatcaatgtacagtggcagctgtgtgtcccatctacaagatgtagtgCGGGAACTTGCCATGGTTCCTcaagcagcactttccaaacccatgaccagtaccaccttgaaggacaagagcagcagatacgtgggaatcccaccacctggaggttcccctccaagtcactcaccaccccgactgggaaatatatcaccgttccttcactgtcgctgggtcaaaatattgGAACACACTCCCTAATAGAACTGTGGGTGTACATGCATCTCaggtactgcagcagttcaagaaggcagttcacaaccaccttctgaagggcaactaaggccaataaatgctggcctaatcaacaATGCCCGTAtctcgtaaattaatttttaaaaggtatcTGCATGGTTGGAGTAACTATCAATCACTTGCAATTTCAGAGTATAGTTGTTGTCCATCTTTCACCTGGGATGCAGCAGACAATGTCAATTATTCAGATATTAATGTCAAAATGAGCAAAACAAAAGCAATATCCATGTTCCAAAGGCATGGCCCTGCACGGCAGAAAATTTAGTTTGCTCTTTATCCCTGATCTGCATTTGAAGAGCTTTTCTTGCAAAATGTGCACATCTGttgtgtatctgggaatacattcttgctggttttGCGTGAGATGATGTGTAGTGACGTCAGTCGTGTTTACGTGTGCTTTCAGCAGATCACCACCTTGATTGTACTGAGTAacgcccttaataaacctctcatcatgttttacaagaatccagagtatgGGCACCTCCATACCCTTTTCTcattgcggcaacaaagaaacatAACACCATACTATCTCATTCTCTTTACAATTTATCAAGTCATTGTTTGACTGTGAAAGCCTCAACCCCACTGTGAAAAACATGGCTCTGACTATTTACATCCAGCAAGAGACAACTTTCCTTGCTATAAAATGTCAGGCTGTGTTAATTGTGGTGTGCAAGGAGCTTGAGCAAAATAGAGCAATAACCCAATTCAAGACTTGTTCTGGCTCTACATGGTATTACAGAAAAAATCCATTTGCATCATATCAGCTGCTGGGATTGCATCTGTGATGGTGCAGGTTAATAAGCCTTCATAAATATTTGAGTAATGCATAAAATCAACTAACCATCAAAATTCGAAACTCTGCAAGTTGAAATACACCTTTAAGCTTCTTGCCATTATTTTTCTCTAACAATAAATGTAGATATTTAAAGCTCAAGTGTCCTGGCCATCCAATGGCCAATTGATTAACTTTACTCCCATGGAGGAAACAATGCTCATTGAACTGCCAAACGTTTAAGGTGCTTTCTCCATCTAGGTTACCTGATGCAGTATGACAATCTAGCTGGATCATATGAATAAGTCACACTAAACCCACTCAAGGCACTTATTCCATAGTGGCAATAATAACTATTtatttgtctttcttcccctcaCCAATTTTGCCTTATTTTTCTTGATGTCCAAGAAGTAACATTTCTAATCACCTGCGGTATAAAACTCTCTCTACTAGGATCTAACAGTGCGCATTAACTCAATCTCGAGAGAGCCTCTGCAACTTTCAACTATTCAAAAATATTGAAACATAATACATAATTGTTTTCTTTCAGAAATTCGTGTAATCTACAAATTTGTATTTTAACTTCTGAAAATCTCTTCTTTTTACATAGATTAAAAAACGTCTGCAAGAATCTGTAGAGAAGGTATGAGTGGAAGATGAGCCTACTGTAACAGATTACAGGTAACCAAAATGAGGGACCGTCTTCAAGAACTTCGACAACGGGCAAAGGAGGCAGGACTTAAGATAAGCAATGAAGGTGAAGAAAGCAAGCAAACAGAAGAcagtatagacttcaaacagCAGGCCATTATTTTTGAAAAGGAGCCGGTCATAGAGGATTTCCTATTGGGTACACAGCGAATTCAAGATGAAATCAATGAACTAAACAATGAAATAAAGAAACTGAGTCAACAGAGCACTACCATGCCTTTCACACGTCGGTTCAGCATTGTAAAAAAAGACAATTTCAACCTCATTAAAGACATCAAAGTCCGAGCTGAGTCCATCCAGAAACGTTTAGATATCTTATCAAAGGACATGCAACAAGCAgaggcagaggctggggtggatgCAATTATCTCAAGAATGAAGAGGACACAATATTCAATATTGTTTAAGCAGTATCAGGTAGCAATGTCAGACTTCAATGCCGTTTTAAATAAAAAGCAAGAAAACTGTAAGAAATTCATTCAGCGTCAGCTTGAAGTGATTGGAAAGGAAGTATCAGAAGAGGAAGTGAATAACATGGTGGAACATGACAAATGGTACGTTTTCAACGAGAACTTCCTCAGTGACGTTAAAATTACCAAAGGACATCTGAACGAAATTGAGAACCGCCACAAGGAACTGATCAACCTTGAAAATCAAATCAAAGAGTTACAAGATCTCTTTGTGCAGATTTCACTTTTGGTACAGGAGCAAGGGGACTTTCTTAACAATATTGAAAGGGCAGTGCTGAGCACAAAAGAATACACGGAAAAGGGCAGTGATGAAATCAGGCTAGCAGTAAAATTCAGAAAGAACAATCCATGCAGAAAGTTGTGCTGTTGGTGTTTCCCATGTTGCTTTTGATATTATATAATAGGATATTATACAAAGTGTAATTTCCAGCAATAACAACCAGAAAATCATCACTATGCAACtgtgagctctacgctgccttcctgctagctcTTGGCAAAACGGGGCATCAATGGCCATTTTACTCCAGTTTTCCTGCCGGAAAAGACCACTGTTTTCACACCGGAGTGGAGACTTAGACTCCAAAACGGAGAACCTAGCCCATGGTATCAGATAGTAGAATATATTCACTGCAAAAGTCCAAGGTTTTAAGTTTTATACCCTGTAGTTAAGAGCAGAATTAAGATTGTCCCCCTTTATCGTGCATTTCAACATATCCACCAATAACAGACTGAACATATTGAGCCAGACACTACTGGAGTTCGATATCTTGCAGTACGCACTGGTCGTTTGACCATTTTCAGTACACTGCAGCTCAAAAAATATTTGTGCCATAACTTGCTGAAAATGCAAGCTGATAATGAGGGCAACAGAAAATATACAACTTCAGGTGAATGCCACAAACAACAAAGAGCGGAACAGAGGAGATGGGTAAATTAAAGTCAAATCCAGTACAGAAGGAAAAATAAAGACAGGATAAGGAAGATTAGTTTAtgacagagaaaaagagaaataaaaaataaacgcACTTTCAAATTCTAACAATTGACTACATGTAGGTATGGAATTGAACAGTTTAAATTGTTCCTATTTTGGGCCAGCAAGGTTAATTGATATTGTACAAGCAATTATCACATTGTTAAATGGTACTTGTGCTGTTCAGTTCCAGTCCTAACTTTCTGTGACAAGTTCAATGAGCAATTAATGTGCAAATACATCAATTCCTTACAAATATCAGTAAAGCTAACGTGCAAAGCAAATAGACCAACAGATTCTCACCCAACATTTCTTAATTCCATGAACTTGTTGGCCAATGTACACATTTTGGCCGTGATTTAACGGGacaagagtcccgttttggggcatttagcggggtgtttctcgacacCTGCAGCGCCAAGAACATCATCGCTATTTAATGGccattttgccattttttttgCCTCGGCAAGGAACGCCCCGCCGAGGCCCCCTTGCATCAggtcagctcaccagtgcagcaACTGTATTCGTGGATTGAAGTGCCATTTTTAAACGCCATCCCAATCTTTTTACCCCCACCACTGCAtcctccggacccccccccctccccaacctgcctCTTGCGTGTCGCCCCCTTCCCTGTCACACCACCTCTTAAGTGCAAGGCATTCCCAAGCCTGATCCCTGGcgtgggcaacctggcaccttgactCTGCCCGCCTAGCAGTGCCATcaaggcaccctggaagtgcaagggtaccactctgcccagagcccaaccacccaggggtctctaacaGCCTGTGAGAGTCTTTCAGGTGCTGTTACGCTTGGTCcaggtttgtggaaaccagtgctaaacggtgccatggCGGGACCTCCCAGGCGAGGCCATTAGTTCCTCGGCCACGGGAGAATACGGCGCagatatatttaaa
This genomic interval carries:
- the stx19 gene encoding syntaxin-19, coding for MRDRLQELRQRAKEAGLKISNEGEESKQTEDSIDFKQQAIIFEKEPVIEDFLLGTQRIQDEINELNNEIKKLSQQSTTMPFTRRFSIVKKDNFNLIKDIKVRAESIQKRLDILSKDMQQAEAEAGVDAIISRMKRTQYSILFKQYQVAMSDFNAVLNKKQENCKKFIQRQLEVIGKEVSEEEVNNMVEHDKWYVFNENFLSDVKITKGHLNEIENRHKELINLENQIKELQDLFVQISLLVQEQGDFLNNIERAVLSTKEYTEKGSDEIRLAVKFRKNNPCRKLCCWCFPCCF